Within Dermacentor albipictus isolate Rhodes 1998 colony chromosome 3, USDA_Dalb.pri_finalv2, whole genome shotgun sequence, the genomic segment TGGTCCTGTATGCAATGCTGCAACCCTGCAGAGTAGAACACTTTCACGTGCAAGGCACCACGATTTTCTCTTGTACCACTACTTGCTCGAATGACTGACTCGCAGTATTGTCGGACATGTTTTGCACACTTTTAAATTAAGCACTTGCTTTGTTACACCAATGTCAGTGTGTGCAGCAATAATGGCTTTCAGTGTTGTGGAATGATTACTTTTGCTTTTTACCGTAGCTCTTGACACTGCGATGCTGTTCTTTTGTTCATTCATAATAATCACCCCTTGTAGACTGTTGTGTCAGGGTATGTTACCTATACATAGTTTGTTCTATTATTTCGTGCTTCTAGTCTTGGTGTGTATTTGTGTCACATTAGCGATTAGAATGGCTTTGTGTGTTCACTCCCTGTTAATATGGTCCTCAACACAGTGATGCATACCTGCAGAGTAGTGCACTTTCACGTGCAAGGCACCGCGATTCTCTCTTGTACCACTACTTGCCCGAATGACTGACTCGCAGTACATTCGGACATGTTTTCACCCCTTTAAAGTAAGCATTGTCATGACAACACcaatgtgtgtatgtgtggcTATAATGCCTTCCAGTGTTGTGAAATGATTACTTTTGCTTTTTACCATAGCTCTTGAAACTGCCATGCTGTTCTTTTGTGTATTCATAACAATCACCACTTGCAGACTCTTCTATGAGTGTGTGCTACCTATATATAGTTGTTTGTTCTATTATTTCGTGCTTCTAGTCTTGGTGTGCATTTGTGTCAGATTAGCGATCATAATGGCTTTGTGTGTTCACTTTCTGTTCATCAGGCCATGTATGCAATGCTGCAAGCCTGCAGAGTAGCACACTTTCACGTGCAAGGCACCACGATTCTCTCTTGTACCACTACTTGTCTGAGGGACTGACTCGCAGTGCTGTCGGACAGGTTTTGCACCCCTTCAAGGTAAGTAATATCATGGCAAcacccatgtgtgtgtgtgtgatttacTGTCTTCCAGTGTTGTGCAATGATTACTTTTGCTTTTTACCGTAGCTCTTGAAATGCGATGCTGTTCTTTTGCTTATCCATAACAATAACACCTTGCAGACTGTTACATCGGTGTATCGGAGTATGCTACCTATAGATAGTTGTTTGTTCTATTATTTCGTGCTTCTAGTCTTGGCGTGTATTTGTGTCCCATTAGCGATTATAATGGCTTTGTGTGTTCACTTTCTGCTAATATAGTCCTCTACACAGTGCTGCACATCTGCAGAGTAGTGCACTTGCACGTGCAAGGCACCGCGATTTCTTCTTGTATCCCTACTTGTCTGAATGACTGACTGGCAGTATTGTCGGACATGTTTTGCACACTATAAAAGTAAGCACATGCTTTGCTACACAAAGTCTGTGTGTGCAGCAATAATGGCTTTCAGTGTTGTGGAATGATAACTTTTGCTTTTTACCATAGTTCTTGAAGCTGCGAGACTTTTGTTTATTCACAACAATCACACCTTTTATACTGTTGTGTCAGAATATGCTACCTATAGATAGTTGTTTGTTCTATTATTTCGTGCTTCTAGTCTTGGCGTGTATTTGTGTCCCATTAGCGATTATAATGGCTTTGTGTGTTCACTTTCTGCTAATATAGTCCTCTACACAGTGCTGCACACCTGCAGAGTAGTGCACTTGCACGTGCAAGGCACCGCGATTTCTTCTTGTACCCCTACTTGTCTGAATGACTCACTGGCAGTATTGTCGGACATGTTTTGCAGACTATAAAAGTAAGCACATGCTTTGCTACACCAAAGTCTGTGTGTGCAGCAATAATGGCTTTGAGTGTTGTGGAATGATTGCATTTACTTTTTACCATAGTTCTTGAAGCTTCGAGACTGTTCTTTTGTTTATTCATAACAATCACCACTTGCAGACTCTTGTATGAGAGTGTGCTATCTATATATAGTTGTTTGTTCTATTATTTCGTGCTTCTAGTCTTGGTGTGTATTTGTGTCACATCAGCGATTTTAATGGCTTTGTGTGTTCATTCCTGTTCAGCTGGTCATGTATGCGATGGTGCAAGCCTGCAGAGTAGCGCACCTTCACGTGCAAGGCACCGCGATCCTCTCTTGTACAACTATTTGCCTGAGGGACTGACTCGCAATATTTTCAGACATCGCAATAAGATAGCGGGTCTGCTAGTTGGTTGACTTTCGTATTTGAGCTCGACTCAAATACGAAAGACGCAGAGACAGAAACAATGTAGACAGGACGCTGTCTGACtctcaactgatttattgtttcattgAAAAACTTTTATAAATGTTACAGTATGATCAGCATGCGCAGCAAAGCAATATGAGGCATTCACGATAGGAGTGCCATACTTTAGACCCCTCCAAATTCTATCCCAGTTTGGGTATTTAGATACGCACACTTTCTATCATGCAGCGTAATGGCTATCTGGCTGACGCAATCACTAGCCCATTATTTAATGAGGTATGCCTCGGCTATTTCACTAGTTACTTGATCTTTATGTCGAAAAATAATGCACGTGTCGCTAAACTGTGGCCTGCACCCACCGTTTCTCCTGTTTCTGCAGTGGATGGTTAGATGGGCATAGCCTGTAGAACTTAATGATACTTTGTGTTCCCTAGCGTGTACAAGGTAACGATGCTTTGTGTTCGCTTAGTGGATCGCTTACGCATCTGCCTGACTACCCCACATATATTTTGCTACAAGGGAAGAGAATCAGGTAAACCACCCCTATGCTGCAATCAACAAACCTGCTTTGGCGTGAAGTGAAACAATGCTTGGGTTCTATTACACTCTAAACGAGCTGGCAGATTATTGGTAAACATAGAAAAAAGTTTGTGTAATGCAGAATGGGGGTGGTTTAACTGACCTCCTTCCCTTCCATGAAGTACATGTGGGAGAGTCAGGCAGATGTGTAAACGATCGATTTGTTATCGATCGAACGATCGATAACAAAGCATTGTTAAATTATACAGGCTACAGTCATCTAGCCATGCACTGTAGAAACTGGAGAAATGCTCGGTGTAAGCCACAGTGTAGTCACATGCACGTCATTTTTCTTCACAAAAATCATGTAACTCGCGAAAAGTGGTGGCCTACCGTATTGTGAAATGGGGTAGCGATTACGTCAGTCAGGCAATCATTACGCTGCATGATAGAGAGTATGCATATCTAAATATCTAAATTGCAATAGAATTTCGAGGGGCCACAAGTCTGGCGCTCTTATCCTTAATGCCTCATTCCGCTTTGCTCCGTATGCACGGAAATATTCTAACATCTTTGTAAATGTTCTCCCGTCGAACAATAAATCAGCTGGAAGTCAAGGGCTGTTCTGTCTACTTTCTTTCTGTGCCCGCGTCTTAGGTGCACTTCAATCTAACTTAAGTATGATTCTCAGACATTTTTTGCTTCCCTTCAAAGTAAGATCTGTCATGGCTACACCAATATGTGTGTATGTGCTTAAATGCATTCAGTATTGTGCAATCATTACTTTTGGTTCCTACCATAGCTCTTGAAACTGCAATgctgtttttttgtttattcatAACAATCACCCCTTGTAGACTGCTGTGTTGGAGTATGCTTCCTATAGATAGTTGTTTGTTCTATTATTTTGTGCTTGCATTCTTGGTGTGTATTTGTGTCACTTAAGCGATTATAATGCCTTTACGTGTTCAGTTTGGGTCATCTATAGAATACTGCATGTCTGTAGAGTAGCGCACTTTCACGTGCATGACACAGTGATTCGCTCTTGGACCACTTGGCAGAAATATATTCTGAAGAGGTCGGCGGTAGAATGCGACTATTTCATGCGAACTGTTCCTTTTCAAGTATTTGAAAATTAACCAAACCTACCCTTATAAGTCTTGCTGCTGTTCTGCAAAAGTTTTTTTCAGAAATTCAGAAACAACGAAAAtatgcaagattttttttttagattgcgcCACCGTAGCCTACATTACAGTCTGTGATTTTTGCACGTAATCTGTAAGTGCTTTCGTCAGCGCAGTAGGAGTTTTATTTTCAAGCTACGAGGACTGACGTTTTGCTTTCAACAAGTCCTTTTAGATGTGTTTATGGTCGAAAAGTTTGAGGGGAAGTCAAAAAGCAAAGGATCTTTTGCGCTCTCTGAAACTAAGGTTTGGTAACAGTACTTGTATCCAGCACTGAATTAGTGTTGTCTGCAACACTTCTATGGAATATGTCACTCTTATTCCCTCGTTCGTCGTTAGTGTGCAACACCATTAAACATGGCAGCTGTATTGTCGATCTGCACCAAGGAGGAAATGAGGGCAGTGATTCGCTTTTTGTTTGCGGGAGGTGTGAAACCTGTGTAAATTATTCGTCGAATACAAGCACAGTATGATGACAGCTCTTTACCGCGCAGCAAGATCTTCAAATGAATAGAGCGTTTCAAACAGGGAATAACTTCTTTATGTGACAAGGAAAGATCGGGCAGGCCATCGACGGCAACGAGTGGAAACAATTTAATGTCGTTGAGGGTATGGTAATGGAAAACAGGcgactcacagtggaggaaaacgCCAATATTTTACATATCAGTCATTTACATTTACGCATTTTTACAACAAATTGTCACTATAGATGAAACTTGGGTACATCATCAGAAACCGGTAAGTAAGGCTGCGAGCATGGTTTGTAAACAGTCATCGTCACCATAAGTCAAGAAATTTAGACATGATGTCAACCATCAGCTGGTAAGATTAGGCTAACACTATTTTGGAACATGGAAGGTGTGGTAATCGTTCATTTCACTCCAAGAAGCGAAACTGCGAACAGTGAGAACTACTGTGATGTGTTGCCAACTACACTGGAACCTGCAATCAGATCCAAATGTCGTGGAAAATTGCGAAAAGGTATCATTTTGCAGGAAGAGTATGCTCGGCTACAGTCTACCAAATAGACGTCCAAAACAATAAAGTAGTTTGGATTCGAATCGTTCCAACacccgccatacagtccagacctaTCTCCAAGCTATTTTAATATGTTTGTACCATTGAAGGAATCGCTCAGGGGAAGACTTGCAACCGATGCAGAAGTCATTGATGCGGTGGAATATTGGTGGTCGGTGCAaccaaaaaaacttttttttttccaacggaCTAAAAAAAACTTGAGAAATGTTCAGAAAAGTGCGTCGAAGTGCAAGGAGGttatgtagaaaaataatgtGTAAGTGTTCTATCATTAGAATGAATGCACCTTTTCTCAAAAGTCTCTTTACTTTTTgacttcttctcgtacaaatatTTTTTGCTTTATCCGCCAACTTCTGAGCGGTTTTCGTAACCATATTTGTCGTTCTTGGAGAACTAATCATACAGCAGTCGTTCATGTTTGAAGAAGttgtttgcaaccaggctctCAAAGTGGTTCAAAGACAATTTGTACTTAATATAGTCATCATACAAGCATGGTACCAGAATAAGTACTCCTGCTGTACTCACATGCATCTGTATTTGACTATTTGGCTGCCAGGCACTTACGCTTCGTGTTTCTACATGTTATGCAAATGGTGACTGCTTATCAAGACAGCTTTGATGCAACGTGTCCCGTTCTTGATTACACCGCTTGCAAGGACTGTACGTGCCCGCCCTTCATCTGCACTACCCTGGATTTCAAATCATTACTGGACATGAGAACGCTGCCTGCGGTTGTTTCTCTCGCTTGCTGGCCACCATGGTCACCTTCGGATGAAGGACTACTTAAGCAGCCGCCGCAGCCAACCATTCCAGGATCTGGCGCCGCCATGGCTGCCAGGCACTAACGCTTCGTCTTTCTACAGGTTATGCAGATGGTGACTGCTTGTCAGGACAGCTTTGATGCAACGCGTCCCGTTCTTGATTACAGCGCTTGCAAGGACTGTACGTGCCCGCCCTTCATCTGCACAACCCTAGATTTCAAATCACCACTGGACATGACAGCGCTGCCTGCGGTTGTTTCTCTCGCTTGCTGGCCACCATGGTCACCTTCAGATAAAGGACTACTTAAGCAGCCACCGCAGCCGACCATTCCGGGATCTGGCGCCACCATGGCTGCCAGGCACTTACGCTTCGTCTTTCTACAGGTTATGCAGATGGTGACTGCTTATCAGGACAGCTTTGATGCAACGCGTCCCGTTCTTGATTACACCGCTTGCAAGGACTGTACGTGCCCGCCCTTCATCTGCACAACCCTGGATTTCAAATCACCACTGGACATGACAGCGCTGCCTGCGGTTGTTTCTCTCGCTTGCTGGCCACCATGGTCACCTTCGGATAAAGGACTACTTAAGCAGCCACCGCAGCCGACCATTCCGGGATCTGGCGCCACCATGGCTGCCAGGCACTTACGCTTCGTCTTTCTACAGGTTATGCAGATGTTGACTGCTTATCAAGATAGTTTTGATGCAATGTGTCCCGTTCCTGATTACACCGCTTACAAGGACTGTACGTGCCGGCCCTTCATCTGCACTACCCTGGATTTCAAATCACCACTGGACATGACAGCGCTGCCTGCGGTTGTTTCTCTCGCTTGCTGGCCACCATGGTCACCTTCGGATGAAGGACTACTTAAGCAGCCGCCGCAGCCAACCATTCTGGGATCTGGCGCCGCCATGGCTGCCAGGCACTTACGCTTCGTCTTTCTACAGGTTATGCAGATGGTGACTGCTTATCAGGACAGCTTTGATGCAACGTGTCCCGTTCCTGATTACACCGCTTGCAAGGACTGTACGTTCCCGCCCTTCATCTGCACTACCCTGGATTTCAAATCACCACTGGACATGACAGCGCTACCTGCGGTTGTTTCTCTCGCTTGCTGGCCACCATGGTCACCTTCGGATGAAGGACTACTTAAGCAGCCACCGCAGCCTACCATTCCGGGATCTGGCGCCGCCATGGCTGCCAGGCACTTACGCTTCGTCTTTCTACAGGTTATGCGGATGGTGACTGCTTATCAGGACAGCTTTGATGCAACGCGTCCCGTTCTTGATTACACCGCTTGCAAGGACTGTACGTGCCCGCCCTTCATCTGCACAACCCTGGATTTCAAATCACCACTGGACATGACAGCGCTGCCTGCGGTTGTTTCTCTCGCTTGCTGGCCACCATGGTCACCTTCAGATAAAGGACTACTTAAGCAGCCACCGCAGCCGACCATTCCGGGATCTGGCGCCACCATGGCTGCCAGGCACTTACGCTTCGTCTTTCTACAGGTTATGCAGATGGTGACTGCTTATCAGGACAGCTTTGATGCAACGCGTCCCGTTCTTGATTACACCGCTTGCAAGGACTGTACGTGCCCGCCCTTCATCTGCACAACCCTGGATTTCAAATCACCACTGGACATGACAGCGCTGCCTGCGGTTGTTTCTCTCGCTTGCTGGCCACCATGGTCACCTTCAGATAAAGGACTACTTAAGCAGCCACCGCAGCCGACCATTCCGGGATCTGGCGCCACCATGGCTGCCAGGCACTTACGCTTCGTCTTTCTACAGGTCATGCAGATGTTGACTGCTTATCAAGATAGCTTTGATGCAATATGTGTCCCATTCCTGATTACACCGCTTACAAGGACTGTACGTGCCCGCCCTTCATCTGCACTACCCTGGATTTCAAATCACCACTGGACATGACAGCGCTGCCTGCGGTTGTTTCTCTCGCTTGCTGGCCACCATGGTCACCTTCGGATGAAGGACTACTTAAGCAGCCGCCGCAGCCAACCATTCCGGGATCTGGCGCCGCCATGGCTGCCAGGCACTTACGCTTCGTCTTTCTACAGGTTATGCAGATGTTGACTGCTTATCAAGATAGCTTTGATGCAATGTGTCCCATTCCTGATTACACCGCTTACAAGGACTGTACGTGCCCGCCCTTCATCTGCACTACCCTGGATTTCAAATCACCACTGGACATGACAGCGCTGCCTGCGGTTGTTTCTCTCGCTTGCTGGCCACCATGGTCACCTTCGGATGAAGGACTACTTAAGCAGCCGCCGCAGCCAACCATTTCGGGATCTGGCGCCGCCATGGCTGCCAGGCACTTACGCTTCGTCTTTCTACAGGTTATGCAGATGGTGACTGCTTATCAGGACAGCTTTGATGCAACGTGTCCCGTTCTTGATTACACCGCTTGCAAGGACTGTACGTTCCCGCCCTTCATCTGCACTACCCTGGATTTCAAATCACCACTGGACATGACAACGCTGCCTGCGGTTGTTTCTCTCGCTTGCTGGCCGCCATGGTCACCTTCGGATGAAGGACTACTTAAGCAGCCACCGCAGCCGACCATTCCGGGATCTGGCGCCGCCATGGCTGCCATGCACTTACGCTTCGTCTTTCTACAGGTTATGCAGGTGGTGACTGCTTATCAAGGCAGCTTTGATGCAACGTGTCCCGTTCCTGATTACACCGCTTGCAAGGACTGTACGTGCCCGCCCTTCATCTTCACTACCCTGGATTTCAAATCACCACTGGACATGACAGCGCTGCCTGGGGTTGTTTCTCTCGCTTGCTGGCCACCATGGTCGCCTTCGGATAAAGGACTACTTAAGCAGCCGCCGCAGCCGACCACTCCGGGATCTGGCGCCGCCATGTCTGCCAAGCACTTACGCTTCGTGTTTCTACAGGTTGGTTATTCCTATCGTTGTGTGAATGGCAAATCTTTTAGAAAACTGGCGTCAGATCCCATCCAATGCCTGTACATGCTTGCATGTCGCGTGTTCTGTTTATGATTGTGCTGCTCTATTGCCATTTTTTGTCTGTTCTCAAAGTTGCTCTTATTGCTTGCCGGGGATATCGAGTTGAATCCTGGTCCCCTTACCGAAGAACAAGAACAGGAAATGTTTAAGGCTAATATGCAGATACCATCAATCTTGGAAAAACAATCCGACATTCTTGACGATATTCGTTCGCTGCGAAGTAATCAGCAGGCCACTGAACAAAAAGTAGAGGAGCTCGCAGCCAAGGTTGTGTGCGCTGAAGACCGCGTATCATGTGTCCCACAGTTAAAAGAATCGATAGAAATGATCTCGTCTCGTGTCGAATCGGTTGCTTCCTCGTTTGCGACAATCTACAAAGGCCAAGACGATCTAGATAACAGAACAAGAAGGTACAACGTGATCTTTCATAGCCACCTAGATTCCGAGAATGAAACATGGGCACTGTCTGAAGAACGGATTCTGACTTTTTGCGCTGAAAAACTTAGTGTACAACTTAGCTCGAAGGCTGGGGAAAGAACGCACAAACTTGGGCGttactcacaagaaaaaaaaacggccgaTTCTAGTGAAATTCTCATCTTTCAAAGACAAGCAACGCTTACTTGCAGCTGCCTCAAAACTGAAAGATACCGGTTTTGCTATCAGTGAACTCTACTCGAATAAAGTAAGGCATGGGCGGAAAAGGCTGATACAGTTTGCCAGGGAACGTGGCGGAGACTTCAAACTTAATGTCAACAAACTAAAGTTGGCAAAACAAGTTTGCATGTACGACAGCACTTCTGATACCATGAAAAGCATAAACCAATAGCCATCAAGGAGTCCTGCATCGCAGAAAAGAGCAGATCCTAAATCCGACTTTATAATTATTGCTGTCAACTGCCGCAGCCTCAAGAACAAAAAAGATTTGGCTGCACTCTTGGAATTGGTCAAACCACATGTGGTCATTGGCACCGAGTCATGACTGGACGAAACAATAGGCACCTACGAGGTATTTCCGCCTAATTACAACGTATACCGGAAGGACCGTAACAAGCATGGCGGTGGTGTCTTTGTAATTGTCGATAATGGACTGAACAGCATACCTCTTAACACAGAAAGCAAGACGTGCGAAATGGTCTGGTGTAAGGTCATACTGGCTAACGGTTCCTCAATGGCTATTGGTTAATTTTACAGATCTCCAGCCTCTAAAACACCGCAACCCCTATTTGAATAGTGCAACATCCTACTAACCCTGGATGCATCTTACGTTATTTTACCTAACGTAGAATGGGTCTCCCTTAAGGCGAATATAAAGACCACATCGCGTGTTCATACTGCTTTTTGTGAAATGATTAACACTCACTCCCTATTTCTGTTTGTGGAATGCCCGACTAGAATAGGCTGTAGTAGTGCAAATGTACTTGATTTGATTTTCTGCAACGATCGCACGCTCGTTTCTTCAACCACCACAATTCCCGGTTTAAGCGACCATGAAGTGGTAATCGCAAGATTATCCTGTTTTTCCGAGCGCCGCAGAAAGCCGCCACCACTTACGGTATTTCATTACGACAGAGGAGACTATGTTTCGCTATCGCATGAACTCGATGCCTTTCTCCCAAAATTTAAACGTCACTGTTCCAGACTTGATATACATTCCACGTGGCACCTACTAAAGACAAAACTCCTGGCCTTAATCCAGAAGTATGTTCCATCACGCACCATCTCGTCGAAGTGTCGAACGGAAAAGCTTTGGATGAACGCCGCCATTCGAACTTTGATAAACAAAAGGCACCGCTTATATCGTAGGTACTGTCAATTACCAGAGCCTTCCTTGCATTGTGAATTGAAAGAGCTGAACAAGATTGTAACACGGGAGATGCGCAGGGCCGAACGTGCGTATCTGGGTGCTCTTGGTGGGAAAATAAAGAATAATCCAAAGCAAGTATGGAAATATGGAAAAAGTAAGCAGCGCGTCAGAGACAACATTCCCGATATTATAGATGACTTTACCTATAGCTCGGATCTGGAAGGCAAGGCTGAACAGTTTAATCGTCATTTTCAGTCAGTTTTTTCTCTATCGACATGCCCTAATAACGGTTTACATATTGTGAATGAATTTACGGAGATGAGTAGTATAGATTTCTCAGTACAGGGAATAGTGTTACTTTTGGAGAAGCTCAAGGTAAACACGGCACCTGGTCCTGACCGTATTCCGAACTGCATCCTGAAGAACTGTGCAGTTTCTGTTGCTCCCTTCTTAGTATCACTGTTTCAAAAATCAATGGATGTCGGCGCTTTGCCCGATGACTGGAAAAGCGCCAACGTAGTTCCTCTATATGAAAGTGGCGACAAAACAAAAACAGTAAACTATAGGCCTATCTCCCTTACAAGTGTCATATGCAAATCGCTAGAGCACATCGTTTACACTAATCTATTTAAGCACCTCCAGGATAACTTTTTCTGTACAATGCAACACGGCTTCAGAAAGGGGTTTTCTAGCGACACGCAACTGATAGAGTTTGCTCACAATATCGCTTTTTCAATTAACAATGGTAACCAGGTTGACtgcatatttttggattttcaaaaagcttttgattctgtcgCACATAATTTATTATTACTGAAACTGTCTACCCTCAAAGTTCCACCCACCTTGCTGAAATGGCTCGAAGCGTACCTCGTTGGTAGAAAGCAACGCGTTATTATTGGAGGCACAAGTTGATCTGATATTGCAGTTTTATCGGGTGTTCCACAGGGATCAGTTTTGGgccctcttctttctttaatatttATCAATGATATAGTTGACCGGGTTTCCCGTCGGGTCAGATTGTATGCTGACGATTGTTGTATTTACCGTGACGTTACATGTATAAGCGACTCTTATGAATGGCAAAGTGACCTTGACTCTGTCTtggcatggtgcaaaacatggAACATGAcattaaatttttcaaaatgtaaAGTTCTGCAATTTACAAATGAAAAGCATCCATTACCTACCCA encodes:
- the LOC135908699 gene encoding uncharacterized protein isoform X3; the encoded protein is MCPIPDYTAYKDCTCPPFICTTLDFKSPLDMTALPAVVSLACWPPWSPSDEGLLKQPPQPTIPGSGAAMAARHLRFVFLQVMQMLTAYQDSFDAMCPIPDYTAYKDCTCPPFICTTLDFKSPLDMTALPAVVSLACWPPWSPSDEGLLKQPPQPTISGSGAAMAARHLRFVFLQVMQMVTAYQDSFDATCPVLDYTACKDCTFPPFICTTLDFKSPLDMTTLPAVVSLACWPPWSPSDEGLLKQPPQPTIPGSGAAMAAMHLRFVFLQVMQVVTAYQGSFDATCPVPDYTACKDCTCPPFIFTTLDFKSPLDMTALPGVVSLACWPPWSPSDKGLLKQPPQPTTPGSGAAMSAKHLRFVFLQKLLPRRRSCLKKLEFRSTLETTILPEKSLSQLQKCPKPYISQEANGLNARSKPSNCRTRKELS
- the LOC135908699 gene encoding uncharacterized protein isoform X2; protein product: MCPIPDYTAYKDCTCPPFICTTLDFKSPLDMTALPAVVSLACWPPWSPSDEGLLKQPPQPTIPGSGAAMAARHLRFVFLQVMQMLTAYQDSFDAMCPIPDYTAYKDCTCPPFICTTLDFKSPLDMTALPAVVSLACWPPWSPSDEGLLKQPPQPTISGSGAAMAARHLRFVFLQVMQMVTAYQDSFDATCPVLDYTACKDCTFPPFICTTLDFKSPLDMTTLPAVVSLACWPPWSPSDEGLLKQPPQPTIPGSGAAMAAMHLRFVFLQVMQVVTAYQGSFDATCPVPDYTACKDCTCPPFIFTTLDFKSPLDMTALPGVVSLACWPPWSPSDKGLLKQPPQPTTPGSGAAMSAKHLRFVFLQKLLPRRRSCLKKLEFRSTLETTILPEKSLSQLQKCPVLAVALGTQSAMLGFATTVLPTNDLQSSGLDGTAHVDQCVITEINVARVKASAIAPKLVPSYHVNVREGIKGFDATTVTSGRVTGTSDMLTNPFRYAVQGGL
- the LOC135908699 gene encoding uncharacterized protein isoform X4; protein product: MCPIPDYTAYKDCTCPPFICTTLDFKSPLDMTALPAVVSLACWPPWSPSDEGLLKQPPQPTIPGSGAAMAARHLRFVFLQVMQMLTAYQDSFDAMCPIPDYTAYKDCTCPPFICTTLDFKSPLDMTALPAVVSLACWPPWSPSDEGLLKQPPQPTISGSGAAMAARHLRFVFLQVMQMVTAYQDSFDATCPVLDYTACKDCTFPPFICTTLDFKSPLDMTTLPAVVSLACWPPWSPSDEGLLKQPPQPTIPGSGAAMAAMHLRFVFLQVMQVVTAYQGSFDATCPVPDYTACKDCTCPPFIFTTLDFKSPLDMTALPGVVSLACWPPWSPSDKGLLKQPPQPTTPGSGAAMSAKHLRFVFLQKLLPRRRSCLKKLEFRSTLETTILPEKSLSQLQKCPEEEEEGAD
- the LOC135908699 gene encoding uncharacterized protein isoform X1 yields the protein MCPIPDYTAYKDCTCPPFICTTLDFKSPLDMTALPAVVSLACWPPWSPSDEGLLKQPPQPTIPGSGAAMAARHLRFVFLQVMQMLTAYQDSFDAMCPIPDYTAYKDCTCPPFICTTLDFKSPLDMTALPAVVSLACWPPWSPSDEGLLKQPPQPTISGSGAAMAARHLRFVFLQVMQMVTAYQDSFDATCPVLDYTACKDCTFPPFICTTLDFKSPLDMTTLPAVVSLACWPPWSPSDEGLLKQPPQPTIPGSGAAMAAMHLRFVFLQVMQVVTAYQGSFDATCPVPDYTACKDCTCPPFIFTTLDFKSPLDMTALPGVVSLACWPPWSPSDKGLLKQPPQPTTPGSGAAMSAKHLRFVFLQKLLPRRRSCLKKLEFRSTLETTILPEKSLSQLQKCPVLAVALGTQSAMLGFATTVLPTNDLQSSGLDGTAHVDQCVITEINVARVKASAIAPKLVPSYHVNVREGIKGFDATTVTSGRVTGTSDMLTNPFRYAVQVGVHLLTQGYRCDDRLLVLRPCLPDIGDFFL